From Methanobrevibacter ruminantium, a single genomic window includes:
- a CDS encoding restriction endonuclease, giving the protein MEKPQLVNFIAKVLEDSGFKVYKNFKTSQQVVDIYAILQTSMGDFGLVVGCKNYDKDWEVGIDVLKEMEFIGKKLRASKVAIVTSSGFSSQAKRYAEERKIKLIDRNSLVTLAKKYSNKNKETKSRLDRGANRLTDIDSDSFYHRDVNREYIDNTSNYNRDYDDDRLYNRLQGAYEGYEEFSEDMEYYEDEVGGLELSHYSEYDDDLYRAEFLNKTPRDNYSGPSGTLFASRQQQDPKRRRAPSLSGNRGPGPLSQRSNRASSNKGFFSSSDSALSNFGGHAPQKPSKPWGEILKPILSNPIASVIMVVLISYLIGFILGKIIRVPTGYLGIAELLIALLLSYGIVLYSDREADVLVKGTIVFFISLVIIMILIVAF; this is encoded by the coding sequence GTGGAAAAGCCACAATTAGTGAATTTTATAGCTAAAGTTCTTGAGGATTCTGGCTTTAAAGTTTATAAAAATTTTAAGACATCCCAACAGGTTGTAGACATATATGCAATCCTCCAAACATCTATGGGAGATTTTGGTTTAGTGGTTGGATGTAAAAACTACGATAAGGACTGGGAAGTTGGAATCGATGTTTTAAAGGAAATGGAATTTATAGGTAAAAAACTTAGAGCCTCCAAAGTAGCTATTGTAACCAGTTCCGGTTTTTCCTCTCAAGCAAAAAGATATGCTGAAGAGAGAAAAATCAAGCTCATTGATAGGAACAGCCTTGTCACTTTAGCTAAAAAATATTCAAATAAAAACAAAGAAACTAAGTCAAGATTAGACCGTGGAGCAAACAGATTAACAGATATTGATAGCGATTCATTCTATCATAGAGATGTTAACAGAGAATACATTGACAACACATCAAATTATAATAGAGATTATGATGATGACAGATTATATAACAGGCTTCAAGGTGCTTATGAAGGTTATGAGGAATTTTCTGAAGATATGGAATATTATGAGGATGAAGTCGGCGGATTGGAATTAAGTCATTACAGTGAGTATGATGATGACTTATACCGTGCTGAGTTTTTAAATAAAACTCCTAGGGACAACTACTCTGGTCCAAGCGGTACACTATTTGCAAGCCGTCAACAACAAGATCCAAAAAGAAGAAGAGCACCGTCCCTTTCAGGAAATAGGGGACCTGGCCCACTTAGCCAAAGAAGCAATAGGGCTTCCAGCAATAAGGGCTTCTTCTCATCTTCTGATAGTGCTTTAAGCAATTTTGGTGGACATGCCCCTCAAAAGCCAAGCAAACCTTGGGGAGAGATTTTAAAACCTATATTATCTAATCCTATAGCATCTGTTATAATGGTAGTCCTTATTTCATACCTAATCGGATTTATCCTTGGAAAAATAATAAGAGTCCCTACAGGATACTTAGGTATCGCTGAACTATTAATAGCATTGCTGCTCTCTTATGGTATTGTATTATACTCAGACAGGGAAGCAGATGTTTTAGTAAAAGGAACAATCGTGTTCTTTATTTCATTAGTAATAATCATGATATTGATTGTTGCTTTCTAG
- a CDS encoding thymidylate synthase, with protein sequence MLSIGQCYLDFVDKILKEGKETYKDSDHHLKENLGNYYYIDDPLDLKFRAKYQHMTPELMLEEIKSGKFDIPSCPIKGDALYEYVKSFEIRDDQGFVYTYPNRILEHFGVDQFETMKQRILTATGSNRAVAVTIDPALDGDREDIPCLQVIQILVRDGELTIHCFFRSNDIFGAFYSNMFFITYIGIKMKEEVNKEIMGDKLNFGGLHYHSTSGHIYSNDMRAARKLISANK encoded by the coding sequence ATGTTATCTATTGGTCAATGTTACTTGGATTTTGTTGATAAAATCTTAAAGGAAGGGAAGGAAACATATAAGGACAGTGATCATCATTTAAAAGAAAATCTTGGTAATTATTATTATATTGATGATCCATTGGATTTGAAATTCAGAGCTAAATATCAGCACATGACTCCTGAATTGATGTTGGAAGAGATTAAAAGCGGAAAATTTGATATTCCTTCATGCCCTATCAAAGGAGATGCATTGTATGAATATGTAAAATCCTTTGAAATCAGAGATGATCAAGGTTTTGTTTACACTTATCCTAACCGTATCTTGGAGCATTTTGGTGTAGACCAATTTGAAACCATGAAACAAAGGATTCTAACTGCTACAGGCAGTAACCGTGCAGTTGCTGTTACCATCGACCCTGCATTGGATGGAGATAGGGAAGACATCCCTTGCTTGCAGGTTATACAGATTCTCGTTAGGGATGGAGAATTAACCATTCACTGTTTCTTCCGTTCCAATGACATTTTCGGAGCATTCTATTCCAACATGTTCTTCATAACATACATTGGAATCAAGATGAAAGAGGAAGTAAATAAGGAAATAATGGGAGATAAACTAAACTTCGGCGGTCTTCATTACCATTCCACTTCTGGCCACATATACAGCAATGATATGAGGGCAGCCAGAAAATTGATTTCCGCTAATAAATAA
- the surE gene encoding 5'/3'-nucleotidase SurE: MKILLSNDDGVDASGILAAKQVADEFGETYVVAPTKQQSGIGHALTLFDPLRVYEVNLRDGDIGYGVSGTPTDAVTIAVYELMDEKPDLVISGINTGRNTGKGELSTSGTLGAASEAASLGIPTIAVSQHIPSDDIKFEEGKIEIDFSASQKVLRDLIQKIIDNGFPEGVDILNLNVPEDPHSYKPIICPLAVRMYEPVVEKRKDPRGRPYYWINGKLYMNNPENSDDYIILEENLPTLTPLILDMAHDLEALREWYDK, translated from the coding sequence ATGAAAATTTTATTATCTAATGATGATGGTGTAGATGCATCCGGAATTTTAGCGGCAAAGCAAGTTGCTGATGAGTTTGGAGAGACTTATGTGGTTGCACCAACTAAACAGCAAAGCGGAATTGGACATGCATTGACTCTTTTTGACCCTCTTAGAGTGTATGAGGTTAATTTAAGGGATGGTGATATCGGCTATGGGGTTTCTGGAACTCCAACTGATGCAGTTACCATTGCGGTTTATGAGCTTATGGATGAAAAGCCTGATTTGGTGATCTCCGGTATCAACACTGGAAGGAACACTGGAAAAGGCGAGCTTTCAACTTCAGGTACTTTAGGTGCGGCATCAGAGGCGGCTTCTTTAGGCATTCCAACAATTGCAGTTAGTCAACACATTCCAAGTGATGACATCAAGTTCGAAGAGGGGAAAATCGAGATCGACTTTTCAGCAAGCCAAAAGGTTTTAAGAGATCTCATTCAAAAGATCATTGACAATGGCTTCCCTGAAGGGGTGGACATATTGAATTTGAATGTTCCTGAAGACCCTCATTCATACAAGCCTATAATTTGCCCTTTAGCAGTCAGGATGTATGAGCCGGTTGTGGAAAAGCGTAAAGATCCAAGAGGAAGGCCTTATTATTGGATCAATGGTAAGTTATATATGAACAATCCTGAAAACAGTGATGATTACATTATTCTAGAAGAGAATTTGCCTACACTCACTCCTTTGATATTGGATATGGCTCATGATTTGGAAGCATTAAGGGAATGGTATGACAAATGA
- a CDS encoding LSM domain-containing protein, which produces MSDNFQVNKQFARFEGKDVLIGLKNWEEVEGKIITIDNFLNLVLDDGEGLKVIKGGKIAFISIQE; this is translated from the coding sequence ATGAGTGACAATTTCCAAGTAAACAAACAATTTGCTAGATTCGAAGGCAAAGATGTTCTTATTGGTTTAAAAAACTGGGAAGAAGTAGAAGGAAAAATAATTACCATTGATAACTTTTTAAACTTAGTATTGGATGATGGTGAAGGTTTAAAAGTTATTAAAGGCGGAAAAATAGCATTTATTTCTATTCAAGAATAA
- the cobT gene encoding nicotinate mononucleotide-dependent phosphoribosyltransferase CobT: MIEGLKTYGSDKLVKELPDLKNPIFICTIATTETSKIPGLTGAGATPELTKYTPAGDAELILDGEVKCMTDIPQTIIGEVVTPTPSMITKGSLALCDCPVMVLDAGSEIKANSDVFDISDGKHGKDIRTGKAVEDPEELFEKGFELAEILSEKHDYIVIGESLPAGTTTALGVLVGLGYDAKGKVSGCMDTNPHEMKNAIVEEGLKNAGLEESKNNNPFDVVRAVGDPMLPVVAGILMGAKVPVVLAGGTQLTASCAIAKALDPDFDFSNSCLATTAFVVKDETADILNITSQIGDITVNAVNPNFEISRVEGLKNYTRGFIKEGAGAGGAMFLALMLGNSIDEIRESIEDACS; this comes from the coding sequence ATGATAGAAGGATTGAAAACTTACGGATCAGACAAACTTGTAAAAGAATTACCAGACTTAAAGAACCCTATTTTTATTTGTACAATAGCTACAACTGAAACCTCCAAAATTCCAGGCCTTACTGGTGCTGGAGCTACACCGGAACTTACCAAATACACTCCTGCTGGAGATGCAGAACTTATTTTGGATGGGGAAGTGAAATGCATGACAGACATCCCTCAAACAATCATTGGAGAAGTTGTAACCCCTACTCCATCAATGATTACAAAAGGTTCACTTGCACTTTGTGACTGTCCTGTTATGGTATTGGATGCAGGAAGTGAAATCAAGGCAAACTCTGATGTATTTGACATAAGCGATGGAAAGCATGGAAAAGACATTAGAACAGGCAAAGCTGTAGAAGACCCTGAAGAACTTTTTGAAAAAGGGTTTGAACTTGCTGAAATCCTATCTGAAAAGCATGACTACATTGTAATCGGTGAAAGCTTACCTGCAGGTACAACTACCGCTCTTGGAGTATTGGTTGGACTTGGCTATGATGCAAAAGGAAAGGTCAGCGGTTGCATGGATACAAATCCTCATGAAATGAAAAATGCAATTGTTGAAGAGGGATTGAAAAACGCAGGTTTGGAAGAATCTAAAAACAACAATCCTTTTGATGTTGTCAGAGCTGTTGGAGACCCTATGCTTCCAGTTGTTGCAGGAATCCTTATGGGTGCAAAAGTTCCTGTTGTATTAGCAGGAGGAACTCAACTCACCGCTTCATGTGCAATAGCTAAGGCATTGGATCCTGACTTTGACTTCTCAAACAGTTGCCTTGCAACCACCGCATTTGTAGTGAAAGACGAAACCGCAGATATCCTTAACATTACAAGTCAAATTGGTGACATCACTGTAAATGCTGTAAACCCTAACTTTGAAATTTCCCGTGTTGAAGGGCTTAAAAACTATACACGAGGATTCATCAAGGAAGGGGCTGGTGCTGGAGGAGCTATGTTCTTGGCTCTTATGCTTGGAAACAGCATTGATGAAATCAGAGAATCAATTGAAGACGCTTGCAGTTAA
- a CDS encoding bifunctional N(6)-L-threonylcarbamoyladenine synthase/serine/threonine protein kinase: protein MISLGIEGTAEKTGIGIVDSEGNVLAMAGKQLYPEEGGIHPREAAEHHAKWIPQLIPQAMEEAGLNYNDIDFVSFSQGPGLGPALRTVATSARTLALSLNVPIVGVNHCIGHVEIGKLDTGARNPVTLYVSGGNSQVIAYESGRYRIFGETLDIAIGNCLDHFGRETGLGHPGGPVVEKLAKEGSYIDLPYVVKGMDFSFSGLLSAALRAHKNGERIEDICYSLQETAFAMLVEVTERALAHTEKDEVLLCGGVSANSRLREMMQIMAEEHYAKFYMPEMKYSGDNGVMIAWLGQLMYKAYGPLKIEDTNIIQRFRTDEVDAPWVDNTKYKLDLPEELRAKGAESDIYEATWLGREAIVKNRVSKSYRIPEIDNKIRKLRTKSEAKILSDVKKTGVRAPVLYDVDFEEKSIVMEKINGSLVKDIMHNISDDKRKELAIAIGENIKAFHDGDIIHGDLTGSNMILIDDDLDNVSDNLAIFDFGLGKYSDLLEDKAADLLVLKKSFQSIDYDIAIQTFDWILEAYDSKNQSKMANKIAEIEGRGRYTH from the coding sequence TTGATATCTTTAGGAATTGAAGGAACTGCAGAAAAGACTGGAATAGGCATTGTAGACAGCGAGGGCAATGTATTGGCTATGGCTGGAAAACAATTGTATCCAGAAGAGGGAGGCATACATCCAAGAGAGGCTGCTGAACATCATGCCAAATGGATTCCTCAACTCATTCCACAAGCTATGGAAGAGGCAGGCCTTAACTATAATGATATTGATTTCGTCTCTTTTTCACAAGGTCCCGGTCTAGGCCCTGCACTCAGAACTGTTGCAACTTCTGCAAGAACACTTGCATTGAGCCTTAATGTTCCAATCGTGGGTGTAAACCATTGCATAGGGCATGTTGAAATAGGAAAATTGGATACTGGCGCTCGTAATCCAGTAACCCTTTATGTAAGCGGTGGAAACAGTCAGGTGATTGCTTATGAATCAGGCAGATATAGAATCTTTGGTGAAACATTGGATATAGCTATTGGAAACTGCCTTGACCATTTCGGTCGTGAAACAGGTCTTGGACATCCTGGAGGGCCAGTTGTTGAAAAACTCGCTAAAGAAGGTTCCTACATTGATTTGCCTTATGTTGTTAAGGGTATGGATTTCTCATTTTCTGGCCTTTTAAGTGCAGCTTTAAGGGCTCATAAAAATGGAGAAAGAATTGAGGACATTTGCTACAGTCTCCAAGAAACTGCATTTGCAATGCTTGTTGAAGTGACAGAAAGGGCACTCGCACATACAGAAAAGGACGAAGTTCTCTTATGTGGAGGAGTCTCTGCAAACAGCAGACTTAGGGAAATGATGCAGATAATGGCAGAAGAGCACTATGCAAAGTTCTATATGCCTGAGATGAAATACTCTGGAGACAATGGAGTAATGATTGCATGGCTCGGCCAATTGATGTATAAGGCATATGGTCCACTTAAGATAGAGGACACCAATATAATTCAAAGGTTCAGGACTGATGAAGTGGATGCTCCATGGGTTGACAATACAAAATATAAATTGGACTTGCCTGAAGAGCTTAGAGCTAAAGGGGCTGAATCAGATATTTATGAAGCAACTTGGCTTGGAAGGGAAGCTATTGTAAAAAACAGGGTTTCCAAATCATATAGAATTCCTGAAATTGACAATAAGATAAGAAAGCTTAGAACCAAGAGTGAGGCAAAAATATTGTCTGATGTTAAAAAGACAGGTGTAAGAGCTCCTGTTTTATACGATGTTGACTTTGAAGAGAAATCAATTGTCATGGAAAAGATAAATGGCTCTTTAGTTAAGGATATCATGCATAACATTAGTGATGACAAAAGAAAGGAATTGGCTATTGCAATCGGTGAAAACATCAAGGCATTCCATGACGGTGATATTATCCATGGTGACTTGACAGGTTCCAATATGATTTTGATTGATGATGATTTAGACAATGTCAGCGACAATCTAGCTATTTTTGACTTTGGCCTTGGAAAGTATTCTGACCTTTTGGAGGATAAGGCAGCAGATCTTTTGGTTTTAAAGAAATCATTCCAAAGCATTGATTATGATATAGCCATTCAAACATTTGATTGGATTCTAGAAGCTTATGATTCCAAAAATCAATCTAAAATGGCAAATAAGATAGCTGAGATTGAAGGCAGAGGAAGATACACTCACTAA
- a CDS encoding XTP/dITP diphosphatase: MITFITGNEHKVIEAENIFKLFGVELEHIDLGYMEPQGTLEDVARFGAKYACQELNRSVIVEDAGLFIRALNGFPGTYSKFVQNSLGNQNILKLMDGVDDRYAEFRSVIGYCTPNSEPKVFLGRVEGQIAFEERGNLGFAYDPLFIIEEEGKTFGELTTEEKNQYSHRRNSLEKFINWYVNQDDE; this comes from the coding sequence ATGATAACATTTATAACTGGGAACGAACATAAAGTAATAGAAGCAGAGAATATTTTCAAACTTTTTGGCGTTGAACTTGAGCATATTGATTTAGGTTACATGGAACCTCAAGGAACCCTTGAGGATGTAGCAAGATTCGGTGCTAAATATGCTTGCCAAGAGTTAAACCGCTCTGTGATTGTTGAAGATGCTGGTTTATTCATAAGAGCTTTAAATGGTTTTCCAGGAACTTACTCAAAATTTGTACAGAATTCACTTGGAAACCAAAACATTTTAAAACTTATGGATGGAGTTGATGATCGATACGCTGAATTCAGGTCAGTTATTGGCTATTGCACACCCAATTCTGAGCCCAAGGTCTTTTTAGGGCGTGTCGAAGGTCAAATAGCTTTTGAAGAAAGAGGCAATCTTGGTTTTGCTTACGACCCCCTATTCATAATAGAGGAAGAGGGCAAGACCTTTGGAGAACTTACTACAGAAGAGAAGAACCAGTATTCACATAGAAGAAATTCTTTAGAAAAATTTATCAATTGGTATGTAAACCAAGATGATGAATAA
- a CDS encoding 30S ribosomal protein S15, whose protein sequence is MARPEWIAYSNEEIEEFIVKFKREGKSASQIGVILRDQYGIPSVKEVTGEKITQILKRNGQAEEYPEDLMNLIRRAVNIRDHLEENPKDLHGKRGLTIIESRIRRLGRYYAKNGQLPEGWRYDPTKAALLVK, encoded by the coding sequence ATGGCAAGACCAGAATGGATCGCATACAGTAACGAAGAAATCGAAGAATTTATTGTAAAATTCAAAAGAGAAGGTAAATCTGCAAGTCAAATCGGAGTAATTTTAAGAGACCAATACGGTATTCCTAGTGTAAAAGAAGTCACTGGTGAAAAAATTACCCAAATCTTAAAAAGAAACGGTCAAGCTGAAGAGTACCCTGAAGATTTAATGAATTTAATCAGAAGAGCAGTAAATATCAGAGATCACTTAGAAGAAAACCCAAAAGACCTTCATGGTAAAAGAGGATTAACTATCATTGAATCTAGAATCCGTAGATTAGGTAGATACTATGCAAAGAATGGTCAATTACCAGAAGGATGGAGATACGATCCAACAAAAGCAGCACTTCTCGTTAAATAG
- a CDS encoding single-stranded-DNA-specific exonuclease RecJ, producing MLKKHIENDNIIRLISHNDADGLSSAGIIANAIKEEGGQFHITIVPRLKADVIRDVAKEKYELYVFSDMGSACIKQLNSLKADVIVADHHQPSAHEPKDNLVHVNPHLFGVDGSREISGAGSSYLSVRDMDKKHLAYMALIGAFGDMQCQNRFVGVNQLILKDGLEAGNLEIHEDLKIVSKAQEHLFKSIAYTLNPPLPGLTGSLENSQELLEKMGVSYGIKFIELEDEEKDVVKDELVKVNPQIFGDVYSVPREHPVLRNLEEYSAILDACGKNKEYGLALSIVLGERDEALEKALNLQKTYRNDLTKGFDWISREGAQQLNYIQYLYSEDKVLKSIMGTIAGVGMSAKILNDEKPILGLSRLHKDIKVSGRATRPMVARGVNLGKALSEVAVNFGGQGGGHDIAAGAMIPYEAKDQFLHLVDQAIEAQLNS from the coding sequence ATGCTAAAGAAGCATATCGAAAATGATAACATTATTAGATTAATTTCTCATAATGATGCTGATGGATTGTCATCAGCAGGTATTATAGCTAATGCTATTAAGGAAGAAGGAGGACAATTCCACATTACAATTGTCCCTCGTCTTAAAGCTGATGTGATTAGGGATGTTGCAAAGGAAAAATATGAATTGTATGTTTTTTCAGATATGGGCAGTGCTTGTATCAAGCAACTTAATTCTCTAAAAGCTGATGTTATTGTTGCAGACCATCACCAGCCAAGCGCCCACGAACCTAAAGACAATCTTGTTCATGTCAACCCTCACTTATTTGGTGTTGACGGAAGTCGTGAAATAAGTGGTGCAGGATCTAGCTATTTGTCAGTTAGAGACATGGATAAAAAGCATCTGGCTTATATGGCGCTTATTGGTGCATTTGGTGATATGCAGTGCCAGAACAGATTTGTTGGTGTAAACCAATTAATATTGAAGGATGGTTTGGAAGCAGGCAATTTGGAAATCCATGAAGACTTAAAGATAGTCTCTAAAGCACAAGAGCATTTATTCAAATCAATTGCTTATACATTAAATCCTCCACTTCCAGGTTTAACCGGAAGTTTGGAGAACTCTCAGGAACTTCTTGAAAAAATGGGAGTTTCCTATGGTATTAAGTTCATTGAATTAGAAGATGAGGAAAAGGATGTTGTTAAAGATGAACTTGTAAAGGTAAATCCTCAAATATTTGGGGATGTTTACAGTGTTCCTCGTGAGCATCCAGTCTTGCGTAATTTAGAGGAGTATTCTGCAATCTTGGATGCTTGTGGTAAAAACAAGGAGTATGGATTAGCACTTAGCATTGTTCTTGGTGAAAGAGATGAAGCTTTGGAAAAGGCTCTCAATCTTCAAAAGACTTATAGGAACGACCTTACTAAAGGGTTCGATTGGATTAGTCGTGAAGGCGCCCAACAATTGAATTACATTCAATACCTTTACAGTGAGGATAAGGTTCTTAAAAGTATTATGGGAACAATTGCCGGTGTTGGAATGTCTGCTAAAATCTTAAATGATGAAAAGCCTATTTTAGGTTTATCAAGACTTCATAAGGACATCAAGGTTTCAGGCAGGGCAACACGACCAATGGTTGCACGTGGAGTTAATTTAGGTAAAGCTTTAAGCGAAGTCGCAGTTAACTTTGGCGGACAAGGTGGTGGACACGATATCGCAGCTGGTGCTATGATACCATATGAAGCTAAGGATCAATTCTTGCATTTAGTTGACCAAGCTATTGAGGCTCAATTAAATAGTTAA